The sequence GTGTCATTATGTCAAAAAATGACGGAGGAAAGTACCTTTCAAGAAGACATAAAATGTCCACCACTTCTTTTTCAAGATCCAACATAACCTCTCTATCAATTATACGTTGGCAAAGTCTATTAAAATATGAGCATAGCCTGTATATTGCATGTCTTGGACCTTTTGGGAGCAAGCCTCTAAGCACCACTGGTAAAAGTTGTTGCATCAACACATGATAATCATGAGACTTCAACCCCATCACTTTGCATTCATCTAATGATACACACTTTGAAATGTTTGAACTGTATCCGTCAGGCAACTTCAGTTTGTACAACCttgaacaaaatatttttttctcggACTTCGACAATGTATGTGGAGCTGGAGGTAGATAAGTTCTTCCTCCACAATCTTGAGGATACAAGTCAGAACGAATTTTCAAAAGTTGTAAGTCTTTTCTTGCATTAACCCCATCTTTTGACTTTCCATTTATATCTAATAATGTACCTATAATACTCTCACATACATTCTTCTCCACGTGCATGACATCCAAGTTGTGTCGTATTGGTAATTCCTAGACAATCAAAGTTTCAAATAGTTTATGACATAGTTCGAATCATACTAATTTGAAATGTAATAAGATATATCATAAACTTCAAGTTGGTTTACCTTCCAATATGGTAGATCGAAGAAAATCGATCGCTTCTTCCACCTTTGGTTTGACAAATCTTTATGACTTttgctctttttcttttcacgtTTTCCCCaacaattattaaaattttgaagttgGGCATAAATTGCACTACCTGTAGCTATTTTGGGGGGTAACTCTTCTTCTATTCTACCGTCAAACCATGCTTTTTTTCTTCGATATGGATGAGCCCTTGACAAGAATCGTCTATGACCCATATATGCAAATTTTTTACTATGTTTCAACCAATAAGAACGAGTACTATCTCCACATGTTGGGCATGCATATTTACCTTTTGTAGTGCATCCGGCAAGATTTCCATATGCTGGAAAATCATTTATAGTCCACATAAGAATTgatctcaaattaaaatgtgTGTTGCCTACAATATCATAAACTTGTATTCCTTTCCATAGTTGTTGTAAATCTTCCACAAGGGATTGTAGATATACATCAATATCATTTCCGGGTTGTCTGGGACCAGGAATCAACAGTGTCAacattatgttttcttttttcatgcATAACCAAGGAGGAAGATTGTAAGTAACAAGCATGACCggccaacaactatatcgaCTACTTAAATTGGAGAAGGGGTTAAACCCGTCTGTAGCAAGGCCCAACCTAAGATTACGTGGATCCATTGAAAACTCAGGCCATTTTTTATCAATTATTTCCCATGCAACAGAGTCAACAGGATGTCTGATCTTTCCATCAGTACTTTTATGACTCAAATGCCACCGTAAACTTTCACTaacttcatttattttaaacataCGTTTAAGTCGTGGAATGATAGGAAAGTATCTCAATACCTTGGCGGGCACACCTTGTTTGATTTGGTTTGTTCGTTCATCAATCTTCCATCTTGAACTCGCACAATGAGGACAACTTTCTAACTTTTCATTCTCATTTCTAAATAGGCAACAGTCTTTAACACATGCATGAATTTTTTGGTAACCTAAATCAAATTCCTTAAATAATTTTCTAACTTCATAAATGGATCTTGAAATAACATTGTCCATTGGGAGCATGTCATGCAAAAGCCCCAAAAGGCTAGTGAAGCTTGTATCTGACCAACCATTAAAAGTTTTCAGTTTGTACAATGCTACAACTGCTGACATCTTTGTATACTTCGTACAACCACCATACAATGGTGTATTTGCCTCTTCCACCttttgagaaaatttgtttTCCTTCCTTGATGTAGAATTGTCATGAATGATGTCCTCTTTTCCCATATATGTGCTCTCATAGAAGTTTGTTGCTTCACACATAAAACTatcatcaacttcattctcCATTTCATCTCCTTCACATACTTCCCCATGATGGTACCAAAAGTTATATGTAGGGTCCATTCCCTTAATGACCAAGTGCTCATATATGATTTGAAAATCACAATGTGCCATGTTTCTACAATCTTTACATGGACATAAAAATTTGTTGGCATTTGGCTTCCTTTTCTTCACTTCTTGCAGAAAATTCCATGCTCCTTCCATATATTCATTAGTAGCactattaaataaaattaatttagttaaatatgCATTAAAGGTTAGCTCAATATTAAAAGTTGGTTAATTTCATACCGATTTAAATGTACCCAATCTTTGTTGAACATTTTTGAGATGTTGGTGCATTTAATTGAATGACCAATTCAATCGTCAATGACTTGGTCAACAAGCACTGCTTGAGAAAAGAGAATATGAAAAGAAGtcaaagaagaaatgaaaaggaACATAGATAGTACTCTTATTAATTAATCGTCACaacataaatattttgattattttgagACAAGGTAATCCCATTTGCATGGGAAGCAAAAGGCAAGGCAAAGTCCTGTTAAGAAACTACTTGACTAGGTTGGGTAATCATGGTTGGTCAGGATATATAGGTAATCCTGTTAAGACAAGGTCCTTTTATAACTTGATCCAACACAAATTTTAACCCAATCAAACTCTAATTTTTGGTCTTTGCTGACGAATAACGAgactgttttttctttgttttcaaaGAGTTAGCGAAACcaccaaataaagaaaatgaactAGTAAAATAACAATAAGTTAAAGAACAACTTGTTTGATCTGAACCGCACTAATTTGAGTCTGATAATGAGATAATTGAGTCAAAAAATGCAAAACATAAGTCAAGTCAGGTtgcataaaagaaaaatattaacataGAGATGTCGATATTGTTCAACAGCTCCCAACAAAAAATGCAAGTAGCCAATGCTAGGGGATGATTTTGTCCAAATATCTTCCACGTGAAACAATTATACAAATATTTCTTAAATGAAACAACGATAGAAGAGATATTACccaaaaaatatcaaaatatacTAGAAAATTAAGCTAAATATGTCTCTATTCCAGATAATTTTGATTACATCCAGATTTCTTCTAAGAACAACCAACTTAGGAAATCATaacatttcaaaattcaaagaacAACCAACTCAGAAATGATTTCATATTATAACAAAAAGGAGAAATAAACTCCAtgctttttttcccttttcttgaGAAAACTGAAGGCAGCATTCATCAAGAAACTCCCACCTCGGCTCATTTAGCACACCTTTTTGATCTTATAACATATTGAGCTCAACGGTCTGACTATAACTGTATGTATAAATGATATACCAGAGCTAACAAAGGTGACTCGAGAAAAGTTACATTCTTGTTTACTGTCATATCTTAAAGTTTCCTTAAGCATAAGAAAACGGAGGGAACAACAAGCAAACATACATAGGAGAGGAACAGTGGAAATAAATGGCGAATGAATGAGTTCGACTTTCAGAAGCAGCCAGCTAAGAAAGTCGTAAAAGTGTACATTATCTATGTAAAGCTCATAAAAACATGCATATGAGAAAATAGAGATATCTTCAAAGGTTCTTGTTCTTCTCAGCATTGGTTTCAAATGCAAGCTGCAAACGGATGCTTgtaaaatgtaaacaattgcCAAAGAACTCAAATGCCACAAAGGGAGAACTCAGGAGCTGTATTATAACCAAATAATATATCACACAGCAGAAATTGATTCGTCTACGACCTCAAGCAAGTATACAAGCTCACAAAACAAGCACATTCTATAGCAGATATGAGAAAAGGCGTGAAATAAAGTTGCAGAAAAAGATGCTAAAATGACAATTGTGCAGATAGATATCAAATGCTTCAATCAGACATTAGAATTCCGTCTAAATCGTTCCTGAGACATTAAATGCACTCGGCTAGGAATGGCAAAATTTCAAAGATTGTAAACCAGAATAAGCAGTTTAAGATTCAGAACTCAATATTGTTCATAAGAGGTGAAATACAAAGAACAAACTAATAACTCCTTTGATTATGCAGAAGACTGAAAGCTTAGGAACTGACTTGAAAATCTGATTAAATGAGTTGTAAAGTAAGAGATAAGGATATAAGAGATAGACAGCAACACCACCGTTTACTTGGTCAGTCTTCCTTccatttctcctttttcttctaaactaatttaatttaattcaattcaattttttactaatatatttcaaatagagttttctttgcttttttttttctcttttggcATCCTTCGTTAATCACAAATCTTTGGTCCCTCACATTTTAGTATGTCAATTGGATTACTTCATATTCTCATATTTATGAAAACCATTTAACAATATGAACAATGACATGTTACCCAAGAAAAGTTACCTATGTATCTTCCAATTGAAAAGAATAATAagtaaaattaataatttcttCTAACACATTTCATGTCAAACTGTTCTCATTAAGGCAATGATATATATACCTTTTCAGCAGCAGTTCATTGCAAAGCTAATGATGACGGGTAGAGACAATGACGATAATCGACAATAGAGAGACGACGAGCAGAGACGATAATCGACAATAGAGAGACGACGGGCAGAGACAATGACGACGAACAGAGAGACAACAGACACAGATGAAAGCAACGTCGTCGTCGGTTGAAATCGATTGAAGACACAGATGAAACCGTCGTCGTCGTCGAGAGGGCAGTAAAAAAGATGAGAAATGGATTGAAACAAAAACCCTATCGCGCGCAGAGCAAAAGAGATTTGGGCGTGAAATTTCAATTTGGGCGTGCAAAGcaaaatataatttttctttttctttttcattttttcttttcaatagcCCAATTTAAATTGGGCTATCTTCAAGGGCTATTAAAAGCCCGGTTTGTTGTAGTGGTACTAccgggcccgttagggaacaacagttaacttcctattcaggggtaccctacgtaaacagtctagtggttctgtagaacgcatgcatcagtctcgtgatcccgaaggatgcacgaaTCAATCTAGTGACCCcaaaggatacacctatcagtctagtgatcccgaatgatgcacatatcagtctagtgatcccgaaggatgcacatatcagtgtagtgatcccgaaggatgcacatatcagtctagtgatcccgaaggatgcacatatcagtctagtgatcccgaaggatacacctaccCGTAAGGTaaactaccccatagatgaagctaaccgttacccctcagtacatactgaaccgtctacaacagtcacactctgacaacattcatattacaatttcgccataggcttcaccagtcagatagtataggtttaaacaactacatctgCAGTTGCTATATTCGTTTCCAATTCACATACCATGGTGATCttccttagatccagtcaactagtcaaatcagaatcggactcatagtctttccacgacataactccatgatcaatatccagacaatagactaccacatacctaaccttaagactttaaagtccatcgacatacaattctagttcacaacgtagcccattaacataactacaacaTACAGAACATCCAGGCATCGGTGTCTacccgtaaacaactccttacacccgatggcacacaagctacaactagcggtcacattacctttaatcagacaatAGCATAGTAGCGatacttaatagtcaaacatgcatcaattcattcagtacagttattaatgtgtaatcccctgtggattactacgcttccagcctcgatccgaggtccagtagtaggaaatcccttacctgatacttggttatgcccctcgatcgagtccacgctcaacggatccacctaaacgaaatcacaagggttttaaacgatgatactagtagaagtcatttttaaatggtcctaagcaacatccattgacttacccgagaagaggaaagctatctccaaataagcctACCACGAAACCCGAGAATttgagcgtcaactccctaataccttcaaggaacgaaaagTAGGACcaagtcttactccaatattcaaactcgaaacggttatagcaacattaggaaattcaccAAAATAGTCCTTACTAAAGACTCatcgtgacccgaagtggagggagaaaatggcttaggtggctcggcttggcttggctcggctcaccctcggctcgcggctcgtggCTCACAGCTCAACTCGCCTTGACACGGCTCacgactcggctcgcggctcaactcaactcggcttgactcggctcgcggctcggctcggtcttcggctcgcggcttggctcgcgTCTCGGCTTAGtcttcggctcgcggctcactcgaAACACACGGCACACACGCGAACGACTACCTTGGCTGCGCGCGACGACGGACGAAATTTAACACAGCGATGGCGACGACGGTTTGCGGTTTAGCCTGGACCTTCTGGGTTGCACCGGACGGCACACGGAGGAGGGGATGCCACTTGCGGTAGAGACAGAGGCAGCCGACAGATCTTTGGTTGCTGAGACCGAAAGAAGATCGGAAATCGATGGGGCCACGACGGACGAACGCTGGAGTGGTGAGGTTGCCgacgacggagatggagacggtACTACCACAGGGAGGGAGATGGAGAGGGAGAGAAGGGATGGCGACTGGCGGGTGCGGAAGAGAGAAGGCTGAAGAGACGGCGGCGTTCGTGAAGACGAGGAAGAAGAATACGCAGTCGGGGGGGAGGCGCGGCTAgggttgttttttttaaaaaatattattttatatatatatatatatatatatatatatattaaataataataataataataataataataataataataataataataataataataataataataatattaatattaaataatgaatataatattcaataataataaaataatattaatattaaattataataataataataaataataataataatataattaatattatattattcatatatcaatttacaagatattaaatttaaagaaattcatatccctaaatttctttttctaccctcttcgaaggaacccgagaatttacaccaaaattttaaattttcgaaaaatcacacaaaatgataaaaattaccTCAAAAAATTCAGGACGTTACACTTTAGCATTCAAACATGAACACCGATCGAATGatatgaaaacaaaaacaaatttcaattagaaaaaaatcaaaataaaaaataattccaACTCCAATCAACAAATTCAACATCGATTTCAATATATGGacaattaaaacaaaaaaaagaggTTCAATTACCGAAAACAATTTAAATCAAAACACACTACTAGAAAATTGAGATTTAACAACATTCAAAAATTGTCGCCAATAGTTTTCTTGGCACATAATTTGCATCCTTGAAGCCTCTTGTAAAGATAGAGTCATTAATGACACATTGGAAAAATATCGTTAAAATTGCTTATATGACATTTGTTTGATGTCGCTAATGAAGTTATCATGACATTTAGAAACAGTCACTATTAACTAGACTTTGACACAACGTAATTGTCATTGTTTAGGACCAAATTGGTTTCTTTGTGTAATGTTTCCTTGTTGacgacatttttttttattgttaattaGATATTTAGTAACATTTAATCACTTTCTACATATACTTATCCATGacactttttcttttgttataatTGATTATATATTGTTTTAACATAAAATTGGTAGTGCATAGGCTGGTTTGCTATCAAAGCTAAGTAGTTGT comes from Cucumis melo cultivar AY chromosome 12, USDA_Cmelo_AY_1.0, whole genome shotgun sequence and encodes:
- the LOC127144174 gene encoding uncharacterized protein LOC127144174, producing the protein MAHCDFQIIYEHLVIKGMDPTYNFWYHHGEVCEGDEMENEVDDSFMCEATNFYESTYMGKEDIIHDNSTSRKENKFSQKVEEANTPLYGGCTKYTKMSAVVALYKLKTFNGWSDTSFTSLLGLLHDMLPMDNVISRSIYEVRKLFKEFDLGYQKIHACVKDCCLFRNENEKLESCPHCASSRWKIDERTNQIKQGVPAKVLRYFPIIPRLKRMFKINEVSESLRWHLSHKSTDGKIRHPVDSVAWEIIDKKWPEFSMDPRNLRLGLATDGFNPFSNLSSRYSCWPVMLVTYNLPPWLCMKKENIMLTLLIPGPRQPGNDIDVYLQSLVEDLQQLWKGIQVYDIVGNTHFNLRSILMWTINDFPAYGNLAGCTTKGKYACPTCGDSTRSYWLKHSKKFAYMGHRRFLSRAHPYRRKKAWFDGRIEEELPPKIATGSAIYAQLQNFNNCWGKREKKKSKSHKDLSNQRWKKRSIFFDLPYWKELPIRHNLDVMHVEKNVCESIIGTLLDINGKSKDGVNARKDLQLLKIRSDLYPQDCGGRTYLPPAPHTLSKSEKKIFCSRLYKLKLPDGYSSNISKCVSLDECKVMGLKSHDYHVLMQQLLPVVLRGLLPKGPRHAIYRLCSYFNRLCQRIIDREVMLDLEKEVVDILCLLERYMKVLKGYVRNKARPEGCIASCYLADECVDFSNKYFKQSVEVVNSQQRNEEYQNDVILEGRPISSGTSIELFDDVLENAHRYVLFNTSEVEPFIEIHMNELMVLDKRLEKDSNLLWKIHTEQFPLWLKSKIELDSSVEGYSELLKWLANEPRKNAMSYTGYIINGKRFHTKSVEKSTQNNGVAVDATTLCRSSAKDKSQVMDVVAYYGVLQEIILLDYYVYQLPIFKCDWANVRNGVKVEEGFTLVNLHQSQNKFVREPFILASQAKQVFYARENDTSNWYVVLKAPPRGFHDLEMYDENYDDTLVSNENISNAVEDVDESDELTYARQDCEGVFISEVV